Proteins co-encoded in one Megalops cyprinoides isolate fMegCyp1 chromosome 1, fMegCyp1.pri, whole genome shotgun sequence genomic window:
- the zgc:153896 gene encoding ectonucleotide pyrophosphatase/phosphodiesterase family member 7: MKLVLTLVLTVLLGHSIECRPLLRTHERKTFNKLLVISFDGFRWNYDQDVETPNMDKLVLEGVKAKYITPPMITMTSPSHFTTITGRWPEDHGVVHNMMFNSTTLLKLTHKATQNRSEWWDNGVMPLWITAQNEGRKTASFHYPGGGANYSGQSVDRSLVESYDHPDSNETEWRENIDIVMGWFTKENFDFVTLYYGEPDKVGHAKGPEHEDRKTIIRQIDRTIGYLLESIDRHGLTQRLNVIITSDHGMTTIKKKPDVDEIKLSNFMSFAKLVHFDLLDYGGFGMIRPKVGKEQEVYNALVNAHPNLTVYKKEEIPENFHIAKNSRIQPIVVVGDLGFNLNSRLIFYVNKGDHGFHNGEMDMKTIFRAFGPDFKKNYLAEPFDSVNIYPLMCKLLGVTPAPNNGSLSFTEGMLVDGGRNQMSFILVVAMVLQVFHLV; encoded by the exons ATGAAGTTAGTCTTGACGCTGGTATTGACTGTCCTTTTGGGCCACAGCATAGAGTGCAGACCACTACTCAGGACTCATGAGAGAAAGACCTTCAACAAGCTGCTGGTCATCTCCTTTGACGGCTTCAGATGGAACTATGACCAGGATGTGGAAACTCCAAACATGGACAAGTTGGTGTTAGAGGGGGTGAAGGCCAAGTACATCACCCCACCAATGATCACCATGACCTCGCCATCTCACTTCACTACCATCACCG GCAGATGGCCAGAAGATCATGGTGTTGTTCACAACATGATGTTTAACTCCACAACCCTCCTGAAATTGACCCACAAAGCCACTCAGAATCGCTCAGAATGGTGGGACAATGGAGTCATGCCGTTGTggatcacagcacagaatgag GGCCGGAAAACAGCTTCCTTTCACTATCCCGGAGGGGGAGCCAATTACAGTGGCCAGTCTGTGGACCGCTCCTTGGTTGAGTCCTATGATCACCCAGACTCCAATGAAACTGAGTGGCGTGAGAACATCGACATCGTTATGGGCTGGTTCACCAAAGAGAACTTTGACTTTGTCACTCTGTACTACGGGGAACCTGACAAGGTGGGGCATGCAAAAGGACCCGAACACGAAGACCGAAAAACGATCATCAGGCAGATCGATCGCACCATCGGTTATCTGCTGGAATCCATTGACCGGCACGGTCTGACACAGCGCCTGAATGTCATCATCACCTCTGACCACGGCATGACCACAATCAAGAAGAAGCCTGACGTGGATGAGATCAAGCTCTCAAACTTCATGTCTTTCGCCAAGTTGGTCCATTTTGACCTGCTTGACTACGGTGGCTTTGGCATGATCAGACCCAAAGTGGGTAAAGAGCAGGAGGTCTATAATGCTTTGGTGAATGCCCATCCCAATCTGACAGTTTACAAGAAAGAGGAGATTCCGGAGAACTTCCACATCGCCAAAAACAGCAGAATCCAGCCCATTGTCGTTGTAGGGGATCTGGGTTTCAACTTGAACTCG AGACTCATATTCTACGTTAACAAAGGCGACCACGGCTTCCACAATGGAGAGATGGACATGAAAACAATCTTCAGGGCTTTTGGCCCAGATTTCAAGAAGAATTACTTAGCTGAGCCCTTCGACAGTGTCAACATCTACCCACTGATGTGCAAGCTACTGGGGGTAACCCCTGCCCCAAACAACGGCTCTCTGTCATTCACAGAGGGCATGCTGGTGGATG gCGGAAGAAACCAAATGTCATTCATCCTCGTGGTAGCAATGGTTTTGCAAGTCTTTCATCTGGTGTAG